The following coding sequences are from one Triticum aestivum cultivar Chinese Spring chromosome 5A, IWGSC CS RefSeq v2.1, whole genome shotgun sequence window:
- the LOC123103424 gene encoding uncharacterized protein isoform X3 gives MELITVKLFSSSRSVFSIPQPRWAGGGGYGEGRSSCCGWCRRKWWMLTMLFHGGKVILKNNYLTKTLTIHSAQQQVSRPRWFMDPRSRCTDCSLKPMTAFEDAHMVYMLMKEA, from the exons ATGGAGCTTATTACAGTAAAATTATTTTCCTCATCTAGATCAG TTTTCTCAATCCCTCAACCAAGATGGGCAGGGGGTGGGGGATATGGAGAAGGACGAAGCTCCTGTTGTGGTTGGTGCCGTCGCAAATGGTGGATGTTGACCATGTTGTTCCATGGAGGGAAGGTAATATTGAAGAACAATTATCTCACAAAGACATTGACCATCCACTCAGCGCAACAGCAGG TTTCTAGGCCACGATGGTTTATGGATCCAAGGAGTAGATGCACTGACTGCAGTTTGAAGCCAATGACTG CATTTGAGGATGCGCACATGGTGTATATGCTGATGAAGGAAGCCTAG
- the LOC123103424 gene encoding uncharacterized protein isoform X1 produces the protein MELITVKLFSSSRSVFSIPQPRWAGGGGYGEGRSSCCGWCRRKWWMLTMLFHGGKVILKNNYLTKTLTIHSAQQQVSRPRWFMDPRSRCTDCSLKPMTDMQVHWSIILSITYGRQSNMDALKSTSFEDAHMVYMLMKEA, from the exons ATGGAGCTTATTACAGTAAAATTATTTTCCTCATCTAGATCAG TTTTCTCAATCCCTCAACCAAGATGGGCAGGGGGTGGGGGATATGGAGAAGGACGAAGCTCCTGTTGTGGTTGGTGCCGTCGCAAATGGTGGATGTTGACCATGTTGTTCCATGGAGGGAAGGTAATATTGAAGAACAATTATCTCACAAAGACATTGACCATCCACTCAGCGCAACAGCAGG TTTCTAGGCCACGATGGTTTATGGATCCAAGGAGTAGATGCACTGACTGCAGTTTGAAGCCAATGACTG ACATGCAGGTACACTGGAGCATAATTTTATCAATTACCTATGGAAGACAGTCCAACATGGATGCTCTTAAGAGTACAT CATTTGAGGATGCGCACATGGTGTATATGCTGATGAAGGAAGCCTAG
- the LOC123103424 gene encoding uncharacterized protein isoform X2 — protein MGRGWGIWRRTKLLLWLVPSQMVDVDHVVPWREGNIEEQLSHKDIDHPLSATAGPRWFMDPRSRCTDCSLKPMTDMQVHWSIILSITYGRQSNMDALKSTSFEDAHMVYMLMKEA, from the exons ATGGGCAGGGGGTGGGGGATATGGAGAAGGACGAAGCTCCTGTTGTGGTTGGTGCCGTCGCAAATGGTGGATGTTGACCATGTTGTTCCATGGAGGGAAGGTAATATTGAAGAACAATTATCTCACAAAGACATTGACCATCCACTCAGCGCAACAGCAGG GCCACGATGGTTTATGGATCCAAGGAGTAGATGCACTGACTGCAGTTTGAAGCCAATGACTG ACATGCAGGTACACTGGAGCATAATTTTATCAATTACCTATGGAAGACAGTCCAACATGGATGCTCTTAAGAGTACAT CATTTGAGGATGCGCACATGGTGTATATGCTGATGAAGGAAGCCTAG